Proteins co-encoded in one Erwinia sp. genomic window:
- the mntB_2 gene encoding Manganese transport system membrane protein MntB (ID:JIFNMEKO_01496;~source:Prodigal:2.6) gives MMLFEPFSFSFMQNALLIAMIVALPCALLSVFLVLKGWALMGDAMSHAVFPGVVLAWMAGIPLGFGAFGAGLFCAIATGYIKENSRIKQDTVMGIVFSGMFACGLILYLAVKPEVHLNHILFGDMLGVSITDIVYTGIIAGVILITMALKWRDFLLYCFDNQQAQISGLSVRWLHYGLLAMVSLTIVATLKAVGIILSISLLIAPGAIAILLTRRFHLALLLAMSISVITAFLGIYLSFFIDSAPAPTIVVLFALIFIITFILTSWNQHRTEQRLLGAKI, from the coding sequence ATGATGTTATTTGAGCCTTTCAGTTTTAGCTTTATGCAAAATGCTTTACTGATAGCAATGATTGTTGCGCTGCCTTGTGCGTTACTGTCTGTTTTTCTTGTGCTCAAGGGCTGGGCGTTGATGGGGGACGCAATGAGTCATGCTGTCTTTCCGGGGGTTGTGCTTGCCTGGATGGCTGGTATTCCGCTTGGTTTTGGTGCCTTCGGCGCCGGATTGTTTTGCGCCATCGCGACAGGCTACATCAAAGAAAACAGCCGAATCAAGCAGGACACAGTGATGGGTATTGTTTTCTCCGGTATGTTCGCCTGTGGTTTGATTCTCTATCTGGCGGTTAAGCCAGAAGTTCACCTCAACCATATTCTGTTTGGTGATATGTTAGGCGTGAGTATCACCGATATAGTTTATACAGGCATCATCGCAGGAGTGATATTGATCACCATGGCATTGAAATGGCGTGATTTTCTGCTTTACTGCTTTGACAACCAGCAGGCACAAATTAGCGGGTTATCTGTTCGCTGGCTACATTATGGTCTGCTCGCTATGGTTTCATTAACCATAGTTGCGACACTGAAAGCAGTGGGTATTATCTTATCTATCTCATTACTGATTGCGCCTGGTGCAATTGCTATTTTACTGACTCGTCGTTTTCATCTGGCGCTGTTACTGGCAATGTCCATCTCGGTAATCACAGCCTTTCTGGGTATCTACCTCTCCTTTTTCATCGACAGTGCCCCCGCGCCAACTATTGTTGTGCTGTTCGCACTGATCTTTATTATTACTTTTATTCTTACCAGCTGGAATCAACACCGCACAGAGCAGCGTTTACTGGGGGCTAAAATATAA